The Blautia luti nucleotide sequence CCCAGAATGCCACTCTTGTTATTTTTCCATCCACAAAATCCTGTACATAATTAAATATCGCATCATCAACCATAGGTCCTTCAACAATATCATAAGTATGCGCTTTTCCAACCCTGCAAGCTACAATAAAGTCAAGCCATTCGTCTGTTATTCTCTCAAACTTCAAATATTTCAATGCAGGATTTGGAATATAGTTATACTTGTTCACATATCCTTTTTTCTCATACCTGATTGCACACCTTTCTGCCTGCTCTTTATTCGCAGTACAATAAAATCCAAAATAAAAATCTCTATTATAAATAGACTTTCTTATACTCGGATACACAACAATTTCTTTACTTCCATAAAATAAAACCATTCCTTCTCCTTTCCCTGTTACTTATATGCACTTATAATTGTAAGTCTTTTCTCTAACAGAATCAACATCTTTGCATCCAGCATTACAGTCATTACTGTTCCCTCTTACACTTCCAATCCCCAGCGCGAAGCAACATCTCTCTGCAGGTGAATCTGGAGTTACTTAGCCCCCGGAACTGAACCTGCAGAGAGATGCTGCTTCGCGCGTCCCCTCTTGCGCTGTGTACGCCCCACACCAACAAACTTCCCCCAAATACTTACAAAAACCTCTTGACTTTCAAAACAAACAGCGTTAAAATTGCTTTAGCTTTTTAAACAGCTAAACCTATAACGCATAAATTCAACGAAGGGAACCAGTAAAAACAGTCCCCCCTGTCCTCAGAGAACTGCAGTCCGGTGAAATGCAGTGACAGACCTGTTTCGAATATCATCCCCGAGAAGGAAAGCCGAACCCTTGAATACAGCCATCACAGATATTGCCGTATTCACAGTAAGCTTCCCCGGCCGCCCCCCGTTACAGGAGCCGCGTATATCGGTACGTTGCAGAATCGTACTTGTTTCAAAGGTGAAACAGGGTGGTTACGGAATATCATATGTCCGTCCCTGCGTGGGGCGGACTTTTTTTATGTTATAGGAAATTACTCCATAATATTCCTATAACATAAAAAAGCCCTCTGGGCAGGATCGCACTGCGATGGAGAGGAATTATGTCGCTGAAGCGACCCATCGCAGGCGGAGAATCCTGCAAGCAGGATTCTTTCTTGTGTCAAAAATGCCCTTACACACGAGACATACTTTCTTTTCCAGGCTGTCGATCTGAAACCGAAACACTACTTCTGTTTTTCGCAGACAACAGAATTCACCACAGATGAAAAATGTAACTAATTACATATTATAACCATTACATTCCATCTGCCTTGAATCTGCTCCAAATTCCGAAAAACAGCAGCAAATTTTTTGAGAGGAGTAGAGAGCATGAAAATCTACAAAAAAATCATGAACGCACTGGCTGCAGTAGAAAAGATCGTCCTTGTGATCTCCACACTGCTGATCCTGGTGCTGACTGTGGGAAACGTATTTTCCCGTAAAGTCATCCACCGTTCCTGGTCCTTCACAGAAGAACTTGTAGTAGCGGTATTCGTACTCATCACCCTGCTGGCAGCCGCACTGGCCTGCCGCGAAGGAGAACTGGTCAGCCTGACACTGGTCACAGACCGCCTTCCAAAGAAACTGAAGAAACCATCCGTAATTCTGATCACAGTCCTGAGCATCATCTTCAGCGTCATCCTTTTCAAATACGGAATGGACAAGGTAATCACTCAGCTTCAGAATGGAAAAAGAACCTTCGTATTAAACTGGCCTGAATGGATCTTCTGGTCCTTCGTACCCATCGGTGCAGGATGCATGATCCTTCACTTCATTGAATTCTGTCTGGACTTCTGCTGCAAAACCGACAGTGCCAAAAATACCGACAACAGCACAAAAAGTAACATGAACACAATCACAACAGACAAAAAGGAGGGCAAATAAATGATCAGTGCAATCTTATTTATCTCCTTCTTCATATTCCTGATCCTGGGTGTACCCATCGGAATCTGCCTCGGACTTTCCTCCGTATGCGCAATCCTCTACTCCGGTACATCCCTGACGATCGTAGCAACCAACATGTACTCAGGAATCAGTAAATTCCTGCTCCTGGCAATCCCATTCTTCGTACTGTCAGGAAACATCATGGCAAAAGCCGGTATCTCCAAGCGACTGATCAAATTCGTTGATACCTGCGTAGGCCACAAAAAAGGCGGTATCGCCATCGTATGTGTTATCGTAGCCTGCTTCTTCGGCGCGATCTCCGGTTCCGGCCCTGCAACTGTTGCAGCCCTTGGCGCCGTACTGATCCCTGCAATGGTAGAACAGGGCGGTTTCTCCGCACCATTCTCCACAGCACTGATGGCAACCTCAAGCTCCATTGCCATTGTCATCCCGCCAAGTATCGCCTTCGTTGTATATGCCTCCATCACAGGCACATCCATCGCAGACATGTTCATGGCAGGTATCGTACCAGGTCTTCTAATGGGCGTGGCACTGATAATCGTAGTAATGCTGGAAGCAAAGAAACACAATATCAAACCATCCAGGGAAAAAGCCTCCGGCAAAGAACGCTGGGACGCTTTCAAAGATGCTTTCTGGGGATTCCTGATGCCGGTCATCATTCTGGGCGGTATCTACGGCGGTATCTTCACACCAACAGAAGCAGCAGCCGTATCCGTTGTATACGGTCTCTTCGTAGGTATGGTCATCTACCGCGAAGTTTCCATCCGCGATATGTTTGACATCCTGGTAGACTCAGCAAAGACAACCGGCGGTATCATGCTCATCGTAGCAAGTGCCTCTCTGTTCTCCTTTGTATGTACCAAATTCGGTATTGCAGATGCAGCCTCCAATTTACTTGGAAGCATCGCACATAACCAGTTTACCTTCCTGCTGATCGTAAATATCATCTTCCTGATCGCAGGATGCTTCATCGATGCAAACTCCGCTATGTACATCTTCATCCCGATTATGCTTCCTGTATGTAAGGCTCTTGGATACGATATAGTAGCATTCGGTGTTATGGCAACTGTAAACCTTGCAATCGGACAGGTAACTCCTCCTGTAGGTGTAAACCTTTTCGTAGCAATCAGCATCAAGATCAAAAAAGGTCTGGAAGTTACTCTGCAGGAGATCTCAAGGGCAGTTGTGCCAATGATCGCAGCCTGCGTTGCAGTTCTTCTGATCGTTACATACATCCCGATCACTTCCACTTTCCTTCCGAAAGTTCTTGCAAAAGAAGGCTCCTACACAGGTGTTCAGTCCTCCGCTTCCTCTGACACAGCTTCCAAGGAGGCAGGAGACGGCAATAACTCCTTCGACACAATCGCAGATTACAGTGACCTTGACTGGCCGGAAATGACCTGGAACTTCGCATGCTCCACTACTGAGACAAGTACCTGGGCAGACGGTGGACGTAAGTTCGGCGAACTGATGGAAAAAGCTACAGGTGGCAAAGTCAAAGTTAACATTTACGCAGCTGACCAGCTGACAAACGGCAACCAGTCCGAAGGCATTCAGGCTCTGATGAATGGTGATCCGGTTCAGATCTCCATGCACTCCAACCTGATCTACTCCGCATTTGACCCACGTTTCAACGTTGTTTCTCTTCCATTCGTCTATGATTCTTACGATGATGCAGATGCGAAATTCGACGGCGAAGCTGGTGAAAAGCTGAAAGAAATCCTCAGTGAGTACGGACTCCACTGCATGGGTATCGCAGAAAACGGTTTCCGCGAAATCACAAACAGCAAACATGAGATCAAGTCTGTAGACGATCTGAAAAACCTGAAGGTTCGTGTAGCAGGCTCCAACCTTCTGATGGAATGCTACAAGAGATGGGGTGCTGATGCCACTAACATGAACTGGTCCGAAACCTACACAGCACTTCAGCAGAACACGGTAGAAGGTCAGGAGAATCCACTTCCGGCTATCGATGCTGCAAGTGTTCAGGAGGTTCAGCCTTACTGCTCTATGTGGGATGCAATTTATGACTGTCTGTTCTTCTGTATCAACGAAGACATCTACAACAGTCTCACACCTGAACAGCAGGCAGTTGTTGACGAAGCAGGACAGAAAGCAGTTGAATATGAACGTTACATCAACCGTTCCGGAGATGACGAGATCAAAGAACGCTGGGCAAGCCAGAACGGTGTAACAATCACAGAAAAAGAAGACATGGACATCGACTCCTTCAAAGAAGCAGTTGACGGTATCGATGACTGGTTTGTAAACGAACTGAAGAGCCAGGGCTACGACGATGCTCAGGATCTGGTTGACCTTTTCACAAAGGATTCCTTCAACACAGTGGAAGATTACAGTGATCTGGACTGGCCGGAAACAACCTGGAACTTCGCATGCTCCACTACTGAGACAAGTACCTGGGCGGACGGCGGACGTAAATTCGGTGAACTGATGGAAAAAGCCACAGGCGGCAAAGTCAAAGTCAACATTTATGCTGCTGATCAGCTGACAAACGGTAACCAGTCCGAAGGTATTCAGGCTCTGATGAATGGCGATCCGGTTCAGATCTCCATGCATTCCAACCTGATCTATTCCGCATTTGACCCACGTTTCAACGTCGTATCTCTTCCGTTTGTCTATGATTCTTATGATGATGCAGATGCGAAATTCGACGGCGAAGCAGGTGAGAAGCTGAAGGAAATCCTTAGCGAATACGGACTCCACTGCATGGGTATTGCAGAGAACGGTTTCCGTGAACTGACTAACAGCAAACGCGAGATCAAATCTGTAGACGATATGAAGAACCTGAAGGTTCGTGTAGCAGGCTCCAACCTTCTGATGGAATGCTACAAGAGATGGGGCGCTGATGCCACTAACATGAACTGGTCAGAGACTTACACAGCACTTCAGCAGAACACTGTTGAAGGTGAGGAAAATCCACTTCCTGCTATTGACGCAGCAAGCGTTCAGGAGGTTCAGCCTTACTGCTCTATGTGGGATGCAATTTATGACTGTCTGTTCTTCTGCATCAATCAGGATATCTACGACGGCCTCACACCTGAACAGCAGGCAGTTGTTGATGAATGTGGCCAGAAGGCAGTTGAGTATGAACGTTACATCAACCGTTCCAGCGACAATGAGATCAAAGAACGCTGGGAATCCAAAAACGGCGTAACCTTCACAGAGAAAGCTGATATGGATATCGATTCCTTCAAGAAGGCTGTAGACGGTGTAGACGAATGGTTCGTAAACGAGCTGAAGAGCCAGGGCTACGAAGACGGCCAGGATCTGGTTGATCTGTTTACCAAATAATTCAAACGGTTACAAAACTCCATAAAAATAAATAAACAGGGTATGAAGTTTCATCAGATTACGATGAGCTTCATACCCTGTTTGTTCTGCCCTCCAGTTTCACGAAGGGAGGGTGATGCCAGATGAATACAATGGGCACCTGATTTTTCAAGTGCCCTTTTTATAAAGTAAAGCGGACATTCGCAATCCGCTTCGCTACTTGCTCATGAGCGCAGTCACTTCGCGACCTGCGTTCAAATCTCAAATCTTCAGGTAAGACTTGATTTTCTCCTCCTGCAGCTCTTCCCCGATCACGATCAGAACCTCCTGCCCCACATGAAGCGGACGGATTGTGATTTCATTCTTCGTAGCATTTAATTCAATCCACTGCTCTCCATCACTCTCTGTCCGGGCAGAATGTCCAGAGCAGTCTTCGCTATCACTGTCTATTTTCATAAATCCCTTCATCCGAAACACTCGCCCGCATTCAGGATCAGACAAAACATGCTCAGCGGCTTCCCGCAGCTCCTTCTCAGTCATCTTCACATTCATAAAGTACAGAGAAGTAAAGGCATCCTCTGCCTCGAACTCCGGTTTCCTGTAGCTTGCCATCTCATATCCACAGGATGCGATCAGATCAAAGTCCTCTTTCGACATCTCATCCCAGTTTTTGTGGATAACATTGTTGGTAACACCAGCTTCACCACTGCCATCAAAATCTTTTCCAAATCTCCTGCTACAATGCACCTTTTCCAAGGCACAATTCACATGCTCAATCGTCTCCTGGATTTCCTCCGGCGTTGCCTCCTGGCTCTTGCTCATCACAATACATCCGGCATCCGCCACTTCCGAAGCCAGGATAAACTCCGCCTCATCCGACAAATCACTTTCCAGCTTCGAATCCACGATCGCGATCACATTCCCGATCTGATACCAGCGGTTCAGCGGCTCTTCATGAAGAATGTCAAAGAACTCATCCACATCAAAAATCCCTGATGGCTCCACGATCACACGATCATAGCCACACATTCCCATAGCGATCAGCTTTGTCTTAAATCTCCTCCTGTGGCAGTCCTTATCACATCCCCCGGAGATCATCTCCAATTCACAATTATCCCCCATCAGATCCTGAAGCAGCATCATATCCACATTCACAGCCCCATAATCATTCTCCAGAATCCCGATATTCTTTCCTGTATCCATCAAATACTGCGCATACTTCCTGATAAATGTCGTCTTCCCTGAACCAAGGAAACCGGTGATCAAATCTATTTTTACCATTTCATGTCTCTCCTTTGCTGTTGGAAATTATATATACACAACCATCTGCATTCGCCTAAAATCTTTTTTCAAATCATAACATCATAACGAAAAAAACGCAACGCCTGCAGACGTTACGTTTTTTCAATAATATATTATTTCTTTTTCTTTCTGGCGATCACGAATCCTACTGCTGCAGCTGCTACAAACAGAACTACGAACCAGATTATAATGTTCGTGTTATCACCTGTCTTTACGCTGTGGCGTGAAGTGGTTGGTGTGATTCCAGGAGTAACGCCTGGCGTTGTTCCAGGAGTTGTGCCAGGAGTGATTTCCGGAGTCTGTGTTGGGGTCGGTGTCGGTGTCGGAGTGGTTGTTGTCACTGTATTGGTAATCGTAACTGTCAGTTCTTTCTCACCATCGAATGTCAGATTACCTTCACCGCTGACCTTATATCCGAATGTAGCCTTATCCACCGCCTTACCATCTTTATCAGACTCGAATACTCTGTATTTGAATACCTTATCCTTATCCGCAATATCCGTAGACTGGAATACCAGACTTACCTTATCATTCTGCTTCAGTTCCAGAGTCTCTACCTTAACCTCGCTGCCATCTTCCTGAACCTCATTGACAGTAGCATAGAATGTATCATCTACAGTCGTCTGCTGTCCATCCTTCACCACATTCTTCTGGATCCATAACAGACGCTCCATGTAGAAGTTATCCGGCAGATCCAGATAAATATTATTTAC carries:
- a CDS encoding GTP-binding protein, which codes for MVKIDLITGFLGSGKTTFIRKYAQYLMDTGKNIGILENDYGAVNVDMMLLQDLMGDNCELEMISGGCDKDCHRRRFKTKLIAMGMCGYDRVIVEPSGIFDVDEFFDILHEEPLNRWYQIGNVIAIVDSKLESDLSDEAEFILASEVADAGCIVMSKSQEATPEEIQETIEHVNCALEKVHCSRRFGKDFDGSGEAGVTNNVIHKNWDEMSKEDFDLIASCGYEMASYRKPEFEAEDAFTSLYFMNVKMTEKELREAAEHVLSDPECGRVFRMKGFMKIDSDSEDCSGHSARTESDGEQWIELNATKNEITIRPLHVGQEVLIVIGEELQEEKIKSYLKI
- a CDS encoding DUF3990 domain-containing protein → MVLFYGSKEIVVYPSIRKSIYNRDFYFGFYCTANKEQAERCAIRYEKKGYVNKYNYIPNPALKYLKFERITDEWLDFIVACRVGKAHTYDIVEGPMVDDAIFNYVQDFVDGKITRVAFWELVKYNHPTYQISFHTISALDTLTFTGSETVYRNKNNS
- a CDS encoding TRAP transporter small permease; this translates as MKIYKKIMNALAAVEKIVLVISTLLILVLTVGNVFSRKVIHRSWSFTEELVVAVFVLITLLAAALACREGELVSLTLVTDRLPKKLKKPSVILITVLSIIFSVILFKYGMDKVITQLQNGKRTFVLNWPEWIFWSFVPIGAGCMILHFIEFCLDFCCKTDSAKNTDNSTKSNMNTITTDKKEGK
- a CDS encoding TRAP transporter large permease subunit, whose protein sequence is MISAILFISFFIFLILGVPIGICLGLSSVCAILYSGTSLTIVATNMYSGISKFLLLAIPFFVLSGNIMAKAGISKRLIKFVDTCVGHKKGGIAIVCVIVACFFGAISGSGPATVAALGAVLIPAMVEQGGFSAPFSTALMATSSSIAIVIPPSIAFVVYASITGTSIADMFMAGIVPGLLMGVALIIVVMLEAKKHNIKPSREKASGKERWDAFKDAFWGFLMPVIILGGIYGGIFTPTEAAAVSVVYGLFVGMVIYREVSIRDMFDILVDSAKTTGGIMLIVASASLFSFVCTKFGIADAASNLLGSIAHNQFTFLLIVNIIFLIAGCFIDANSAMYIFIPIMLPVCKALGYDIVAFGVMATVNLAIGQVTPPVGVNLFVAISIKIKKGLEVTLQEISRAVVPMIAACVAVLLIVTYIPITSTFLPKVLAKEGSYTGVQSSASSDTASKEAGDGNNSFDTIADYSDLDWPEMTWNFACSTTETSTWADGGRKFGELMEKATGGKVKVNIYAADQLTNGNQSEGIQALMNGDPVQISMHSNLIYSAFDPRFNVVSLPFVYDSYDDADAKFDGEAGEKLKEILSEYGLHCMGIAENGFREITNSKHEIKSVDDLKNLKVRVAGSNLLMECYKRWGADATNMNWSETYTALQQNTVEGQENPLPAIDAASVQEVQPYCSMWDAIYDCLFFCINEDIYNSLTPEQQAVVDEAGQKAVEYERYINRSGDDEIKERWASQNGVTITEKEDMDIDSFKEAVDGIDDWFVNELKSQGYDDAQDLVDLFTKDSFNTVEDYSDLDWPETTWNFACSTTETSTWADGGRKFGELMEKATGGKVKVNIYAADQLTNGNQSEGIQALMNGDPVQISMHSNLIYSAFDPRFNVVSLPFVYDSYDDADAKFDGEAGEKLKEILSEYGLHCMGIAENGFRELTNSKREIKSVDDMKNLKVRVAGSNLLMECYKRWGADATNMNWSETYTALQQNTVEGEENPLPAIDAASVQEVQPYCSMWDAIYDCLFFCINQDIYDGLTPEQQAVVDECGQKAVEYERYINRSSDNEIKERWESKNGVTFTEKADMDIDSFKKAVDGVDEWFVNELKSQGYEDGQDLVDLFTK